One Pristiophorus japonicus isolate sPriJap1 chromosome 19, sPriJap1.hap1, whole genome shotgun sequence genomic window carries:
- the LOC139229980 gene encoding peripheral myelin protein 22-like, translated as MLLLLASIFLLHLTAIILLFISTANSVWWATDSYCMDIWKQCFDRNGSCVNVAYEDKEDYLQAVQASMVLAVIFTCCGLLIFICQLFTLKKGNRFIFTGLFQLLSCVCVVTAASIYTVHFHVENQNGWYGSSYVLAWICFPLTLISSIMYIILRKRE; from the exons ATGCTGCTGTTACTGGCGTCCATCTTCCTTCTGCACCTGACTGCCATCATCCTCCTCTTCATCTCCACGGCGAACAGT GTTTGGTGGGCGACCGATAGTTATTGCATGGACATTTGGAAGCAGTGTTTCGACAGAAACGGCAGCTGTGTCAACGTGGCCTATGAAGACAAGGAAG ATTATTTGCAGGCTGTGCAGGCTAGCATGGTGTTAGCTGTGATCTTCACCTGCTGTGGATTGCTCATCTTCATCTGCCAGCTCTTCACGCTGAAGAAAGGCAATCGATTCATCTTCACTGGCCTCTTTCAGCTGCTCTCCT GTGTCTGCGTGGTGACAGCCGCCAGTATCTATACCGTCCACTTCCACGTTGAGAACCAGAACGGCTGGTATGGGTCCTCGTACGTCCTTGCCTGGATCTGCTTTCCCTTGACACTGATCAGCAGCATAATGTACATCATCCTCCGCAAACGGGAATGA